The nucleotide window CCAGTTTGTATTTGTTAAACCTTCAAATGCTGCAAAATCGCAAAATGGGAGCAACATTAAGATACCTACTATTGTTTGGATAAACGTAAGAGCATAGGATGACATACCGTGAATCGTTTTACTCGTAAACATTGTCAGTGCATAGCAGATAGCAGAAAGAAGCGCCCATATAAATCCTGAATTCATAAATTGGGAGACGCTTGTAAAGCTCTCAATACCGATAATAAGAATACTGCCGAAAAAGCAAATAATGGTTGCACAAATAGCTCCTATCCCCATTTTCTCCGCTAAAAATACCGAACCTAAAATTAATACAAAAATCGGGGCCAAATTGTAAATTGAAATGGCGATAGAAATCGACATAACTTCGAACGCTTTAAATAAAAACACCCAGTTTAATACAAGAAATACACCGCATACAACTGTTTTCATCACTTCGCTTTTATTCCAAACTTCAGTTTTATGACCGCCTGTAATAAACCATAATCCGCCTAAAAAGAGTGTCGCACAAATACAGCGAACAAAAACGAGCTCTACTGCAGGCAAGCCGGTTTGCGTAGTAAAGAAACCGATAGAGCCGAAAATAGCCATGGAAAGAGTAAGTTTAAGCATTGAGCGTGCATTCATTTGGTGAACCTGCTTTCTTTATCCCGCAGTAACGGGTAGTAATTTTTCTGCCTTGAATGCAAAGCGGCAGAGGCAAAACTCCCGCATTCAGATTGAAGCAGGGCGTAAAGGATAGGCGGGAGATTAACTATCCGTAAAAGCCCGATTCGTTTCACTTTAGAGAAAGTGGGTATTATTCACGAATTTGACCGCTGCCGTAAATATAGTATTTCGTTGATGTTAGTGCTGGTAAACCCATCGGTCCGCGAGCATGAAGCTTTTGAGTTGAAATACCGATTTCAGCACCATATCCGAATTCAAAGCCATCCGTAAAGCGTGTCGATGCATTGTGATACACAGCTGCCGCATCAACCGAATTTAAAAAGATTTCAGCGTTTTGCAGATTGTCGGTAATTATAGCTTCCGAATGATTTGTCCCGAACTGATTAATGTGATGCACCGCTTCCAATACATCTTCAACTACTTTTATGCTTAATGTCAGAGCCAAAAATTCTTCAGCGTAATGCTCTTCTGTTGCCTCAAATGCTTCTGGCAATACAGCACACACATTTTCGTCTCCATAGATTTTTATTCCAAGTTCATTCTGTAAGTAATGCAAAAGTTCTGCACCATGACTTTGGAAAAATTCCTGATGAATTAATAAACTCTCCGCAGCATTGCATACGGATAAACGCTGTGTTTTCGCATTTTTTACAATGGATTTTGTCATCTCAAAATTAGCGGATTCGTCCAAATAAATATGGCAATTCCCGGCACCGGTTTCAAGTACGGGAACCGTCGATTCCCGTACGACTAAATCAATCAGTTTTTTCCCTCCGCGCGGAATTAGCACATCCAAATATTCCGTCAACGTAAATAAAGATTTCGCTGTTTCACGGCTCGTATCTTCGATAAGCAAAACGGAATCTTTCGGGTAGTCGACAGCGTCCAATGCGCGGTGAATCGATGCAACGAGTGCTGTATTTGAGTATTTTGCAGATGAGCTGCCTCGTAAAAGAACCGCATTACCGGTTTTAATGGAAAGTGTTGCTGCATCAATCGTTACATTCGGACGTGCTTCATAGATCATGCCGATTACACCCAATGGTACTCGCTTTTTAGTAATTAGAAGACCATTTTCTTTCGTAATTTCTTCGATTACTTCACCGACAGGATCCTCTAATTCGATCAGCTGCATAATGGCATCGCTCATCGCTTGAATACGATTTTCATTCAGTAAAATGCGGTCCAATGTCGCTTGGTCGAGTCCATTAGTTTTTCCGTCAGTGATATCTTTATTATTTTCCATCAGCAATATGTCCATATCAGCAAGAAGTTGCTGCGCTATACTTTTTAAAGCTTCATTTTTTTCAGCTGTCGTTTTGATATTCGTTAAATAACTTGCTTTTTTTGCACGTTTACCTTTTTCAATCACTTCATTTGCAATTGTTTTTGTCATTAAAATAACCCCCTTTAAATTTTGACCCATTGATTTCTGTGTATGACTTCAATCGGATAATGCATGAGCTCTGTTGTCCGTTTTCCCATCGCATGCTCCAGTTCAGCGGAAGAGTAAAGAATTTCTCCACGACCGATGCATGTATGTCGGTCAAAGACTTCCACAACATCACCTTTTTCAAAATGTCCTTCATAGGCATAGACACCGGCTGGCAGTAAACTTTTTCCGCCATACTGCAATGCTTGGACCGCACCCTCATCAATAAAAATCTTTCCGGAAGATTTTGAAAGCTGGACCCACTGTTTATTTGTAGGTACGTACTTTTCATTGCGTTCAAAATACGTTCCGTCACCTTTGTTTTCAAGGATTTCGGTTAATTTTGTATGACCGGATCCTGTGCCGATAAATACTTCCACCCCTGTATTGATCGCATAATTGGATGCAGCCAGCTTTGACTGCATGCCTCCGGTTCCGACTTTTGAACCTGATCCTGTAGCAAATAAAAGCATTTCTTCTGTAATTTTTTCTATGCGGTCAATTCGGACGGCATCTGCATTTGTTAATGGGTTTGCCGTATATAGCCCGTTGACATCTGTTAAAATGATTAACTGGTCTGCATGAACAAGACCACTAACTAATGCGGACAGCATGTCATTGTCTCCAAAAGTTAATTCAGCGACAGATACAGTGTCATTTTCATTGATAATCGGGATGATTGAACGCTCCAATAGCTCTGTTAATGTTTCGTATGCATTTCTGTAGCGTTGTTTATCGTTGAAATCAGAGCGAGTCAGTAATATTTGGGCGGACGTCTCATTATATTTGGCAAATTCATCTGCATACGCTTGTATTAATATACTTTGACCAACTGCAGCGGCCGCTTGTTTTCCTTTTAGCGTAATCGGTCGAGAAGGATAGCCGAGCTTTCGGAAACCTGCTGCTACTGCGCCAGAAGATACTAAAATAACTTCATGACCTGCTTGTTTCAATGTAGCAATGGCAGCAACATGATCATGAAATTTTTCATGATCAAGCTCACCTTTATTATTCGTTAAAGAACTGCTTCCGATTTTTATTACAACACGTTTTCTTTCCACCCGAAATCCTCCTCGATAAAAATAATATAAAAAATATTTAGAGACTTTAATACATAAAAAAGCACATTTCAATCCTATCGATTAGGACGAAATGTGCTGTTTCCGTGGTACCACCTAAATTGAATGCCAATACTTGCATTCCACTTTATCTCATAACGCTGAGTCCGCGCCTATTTTTGTAGGAGCTGTTGAAGCAGGTTCGGCAGGTTTTACTATGCCATTCTTTCAGCCTGTGGAATGTGCTCTCTTGTTTAGCCAATTGCTGCGTACTCGTCTTCAATATGCCTTTATATTTTCTAATAGCATGCATGATAGCGCATTTTTTGTCAATATCATTAAGTCTGATTTATTTGAAAACTATGCGAAATTCTCCTTTTTGGACCGATTTAATGCATAAAAATGTGAATTTTGCGACTGTTTTTTATGCAAAAGTAATTTTTTATGACAAATCCGTACTTTGTTTCATTTTCAAATATTTTCTAAATTTGCAGTACCTAGGAATAATCAGTTGTGCACAGCTTAAAGGATTTGGGAATATGCAGGATGTAGAACAACTTATTATTGAAAATGAAACATTAATTAAAAAAGTCATCTATAAACTGAAAATATATCGGGATCTTGATGAATATATGCAAGTAGGGAGGATTGCTTTATGGCAGGCATTACTGAAATTCGATGATACGAAAGGGGACTTTGCAATGTTTGCTTATATGAATATAAAATATGCTATTATTCGGGCACTTACTAAAGCGAATGACGTATCTGTACATGAACTGGCGGTAGAAGATGATATAATTACCGTTAATACGCCACAATACAATTTGGTTACATCAAGTCTGGAGTGGCCCGAATGGTTTGAGGAATTAAATGAAGATGAGCAATTTCTGCTCATCGCTTTATATGAAAAAGAGCTTTCTTTAAAGGAAATTGCCGACAAGTATAAGCTGAGTTATGAAACAATCAAGAAAAGACGTCAGCGATTATTGTCTAAGATAAGGGGTTTGTTAATATAGATATTTTGGGGATAAAAAAAGTGGAAGCTTATGAAGTTTCCACTTTAATATTTTATTGAATTGTCTTCAAAAACTCTGTACGCTGCTCTTCGGATTGCTGTTCACCATTAACAAGCATTGCCCCAATACGGTAATCTGCTTGTCCTTTTTCAACAACATACTGCAAATTAACGGGCTGTACTTTGTTGTCAATTTTACATTCACCTTTAAATTCCACAACATGTTCCATCATTTTTGTCTGGAAATATTCCCAGCGGCTTTCTTCACAATAGTTTTTGAGGGCTTTTTCAATTGTCATATCACTATTTTCCATAACGGGTGTGGCATGAATATATGTAATGTAGTCATTATCTGTTACGGCTTTTTGTGGACCGAAAAAGTAGAAAAATACACCAATTACCCCGATTGGTATAATCCAAAATATCGTCCTCTTTCTTTTCTCCATTAAATTAATCCCCCTTTTTATATTATTAGTATACCATTGGAATGTTAATATTTTCTACATTGGGATAATAATTATCTCGAAATGGCAAAGCTGTTCCTCTCAATTACTATTGATGAACTAAAGAGGATTAATACGACCATTATAGAATATAAACGATTAAGTCTGGTTTAAAGTTATCAATGAAAGGCTGGAGAGTTAAATGAAGAAAACTCTTGTTATAGGTAACGTAATTGTGAGTGGAATTGTTGTTTTATTGATTTCCAGGTTCTTTGCAGGAGGCGCATTGGGAGAAGCGGATTCAATAACTCCTGAATTCTTTTTTATAATACCGTTATGGATTTTTAGTGTATTTATTATGTGTCGTGCTGTTTCTATAAAGAAAGTAAAAAACACTTCCTATTTGAAAATTATAATAAGCAATATTTTGCTTTGGCTAATGATTCCAATAGGATTAACCATCACATTTTTAATAATATGAAAGAGGTGTTGTATTGAAACGGGTTAGTTCGAAAATAGGAATTTTAATTTTGTTCAGTATTATTCTATTATCTGCCTGCATACAAAAAGACTATACGTTTTTTGGTGAAAGTGAAAATTGGAGAGTCCAATATACAGTGACAGATGATAGTGGCTGCAATTCAACTAAAGGCTATATAAAATACCTGGGTAATGATCCGATGCCGGAGCAGTTGGAGTTTAGTGTGGATAATACAGAAGGAGCTTCCGTCTCTTTAGATGAAAATGGCATGTTTTTTCTGCCATATGGCTGTTCGAATGCAACGGAAGGGTCTGAACTTAAAGCAAAAATCAAGTGGAACAATCAATCGGAGACAATCCAGTTACCTTTAAAATAATAGATTAATAAATGAATTTTTTAATATTGGCATAGAAATTCACCCCGAAAGTTAACAACCGACCTAACTTTCGGGGTGCTATCTTTTATATGAAGTTGATTACTTTGTATTCGTAAACTTGAAGCTTGTCTTTCGCTCCTTCTCATCCCAAACGAGGTGGGCGTTGAAGACTTTTCCGCCTTTTTTAAATCCTTTGATCAGGTCTGTTTCACCGGCAGCTAATAATTTCTTCAGATTCGTTTGCGTTATTGTTTTTCCGAGTATTTTCTTGGAAACCGAGAATTTACAGCTGGCTTTTTTATAATTCGAACAGCCGTAAAAAGTACCGTGGTCAACAATGGATCCATCGCAAAGCATGCATTTCCCGACAACTGTTTTTTCCTTCTTATACTTTTTCGTATAGGGGTTGTTTTCGGAGATTTTCTCCACATCGTTTTGATTGAATGCCCAAACTTTTTCCCGTTCGCCGGCATCTGCGATCAATTTATCGGCCAGTTTTTTTACCTGTTCCATAAATACTTGAGGAGAGGCGTTTCCTTCCCCGATTTCATTAAGGCGTTGCTCCCATTTCGCTGTCATGGATGCGGAAGTCAAAATGCTTTCACCTAGTGCCTCAATGAGCAGCATTCCTTTCGTCGTTGCAAATACCTGGTTTTTCCTCACTTCGATATAGTTCCGGTCTTTCAGTGTACCGATAATTCCGGCGCGTGTAGCTTCCGTCCCTAATCCTTCTGTTTTCGATAAAACCTTCTCTAGTTCCGCATCTTCCAAATGTTTGCCTGCTGTTTTCATGACTGTAATGAGATTACCTTCCGAATAGCGGTTTGGCGGCTGAGTTTCACCTTTCTTTACATTCGCTTTTACAACTGTTCCTTGCTCATTTTCCTGTAGAAGGGGGAGCAGTTCATCTTTGTCGGCACTATCTTTTGAATGATGAATCACTTTGCGCCAACCTTCCTCCAGCAGCACTTTCCCTTTGGAAATGAACTCCGCGCGCTGATCGACAAGCGAGTGAATGGTTGTATAGGAGAATACGGCATTATGATAATGGGCCGCAATCACTTGCCTTGCGACTAAATCATAAATTTTCGCTTCCTCGGTACTGAGTTTTGCCATATCCGGAACTTGTTCTGTAATAATAATGGCATGGTGATCGGTTACCTTTTTTTCATTTACAAACCTTCTGTTGTTCAGAAGGGAAGTTGTCGGCGGGGGCAGCAGATTTTTATATTGATCCAGTTTGCTTAACTGCCCAAGAATCCCCGGTAATGTTTTTGCTTCCTCGTTCGTCAAAAATTGAGAATCCGATCTTGGATAGGAAACGACACCTTTCAAATAAAGCTTCTGTAAAATATCAAGCGTCATTTGCGGGGAAAATTTAAACGCTTTATTGGCTGTTGCCTGCAGCGCAGACAGATTGAACAGGAGGGGTGGTGCATATTCCTTTTTTTCATTTTTGATATTTGTAATTTCCACATTTTTATTAATGCAGAAATTGGCTGCAGCAATTGCCTGACGTTCCTCCAGAAGCCTTGTCACACTGTTTTTATGCCATTTCGCTTTCAGGATCTTGCCGTTAAAATTAAATTCCGCTTCGACTTCCCAAAACGGCTGAGGTTTGAAGTTCGCAATCTCATGCTCCCGTTTTACGATAAGTGCCAATGTCGGTGTCTGTACTCTTCCAATGGAGAAAACATCTTTTACCCCATTACGTTTAAGGAGCACCGTGTATAATCTGGAAGTATTAATGCCAATCAGCCAGTCGGCACAGGAGCGGCTTAATGCTTCGAAATAAATATTGCGCGTTTTTTCTTCCGGCAATAAATTCGCAAATCCGTTTTTTACCGCATTTTCCGTTAAGGAAGATATCCATAATCGCTTCATCGGTTTATTCACAGCGCATACTTTTAAAATGGTACGTATAATGAGTTCGCCTTCGCGCCCTGCATCCCCGCCAATGATAACTTCCCGAATATCCGGTCTTTTCACAAGTGTTTTTATAATATTGAACTGCTTATATTTTGATTTTGTTACTTTATATTCGAAACGGTCCGGAATAATCGGCAATGTTTCCAACGTCCATTTTTTCCAGGAAGCGTTGTATTCTTCCGGGGCCTTCAATTCACAAAGGTGACCGATCGCCCATGTAATGAGGGCTCCTTCCGGAAAGTATGTGTTAGGCTTCACTTCAAAATAACCAGCCTTTTTAGTAAATGAAAATGGGGCAGCCAATTTTGCTGCCTGATCTGGTTTTTCTGCAATTACTATTTTCATATATCCGTCTCCTACTAATAATAATTACAACTCCTAATGTAATAATTATAGAGTAATTTACAGCAGAATGGGGGAACAAACATTTTTCATAGCTATGGATTAACAGATAGGTGGTTTCCCTATTTGGTCACTTCATTTGCCTAACAGTGGACAATTATTTTTTTATTGTAAAAATGTTATAAATTTGAACAAATAAATATCATTTTTTATAAAAATCTCATATAATATATTGACAAAATGACGAATTATTCGTATTTTGACTAAATAGATTAATGAATTTACTGAATAGTCTTGACTGAAATGGGATAAATTTGTACACTGTGTAAAGTCAAATGTTTTTTCGGTGAGTACAAATATCAATTTTGAGAGTAAGGATATGATGAGATGATAGTATGTAAATTTGGCGGCACATCTGTCGCGAGTGCAGAACAAATCAAAAAAGTAGCAAGCATTGTGAAGTCTAATCCTGAAAGAAAGATTGTCGCTGTTTCTGCGCCTGGTAAGCGTTCAAGTGATGATATTAAAGTGACGGATTTATTGATAGATTTAGCAAACACCGTTATTAATAAAGGTGATGTTGAAGCTAAAATTAAGGCTGTAGTTAACCGTTACAGTAATATCGCTGAAGATCTTGGTTTAGACAATACAATTTCAGATATTATTGAACAGGATATACGCGGGCGTGTGACAGAAAATTGGTCAGACAAAGACTTATTCTTAGATAATATAAAAGCTAGCGGCGAAGATAACAACGCAAAGCTGATCGCTTGTTATTTTAATGCAATTGGCATGCCGGCAAAATATGTAAGCCCTAAAGATAAGTTAATATTAAATGACTTCCCGGAACGTACGTATGCGCTGCCGGAAGCATATGAAAATTTAAGTGTATTGAAAAATACAGAAGAGATCATTATTTTCCCTGGATTCTTCGGTTATACAAAGGCAGGCATTTTACGCACATTTGACCGTGGCGGATCTGATATTACAGGTTCCATTCTGGCATCTGCCGTCGGGGCAAAATTATATGAAAACTTTACGGATGTCGACTGTGTGTTCGCGGCAAATCCAAAAGTCGTAAATGATCCAGTCGATATAAAAGAAATTACTTATCGCGAAATGCGTGAATTATCGTACGCAGGTTTTTCCGTATTCCATGATGAGGCATTGATGCCGGTCTATAAACAGGGTATTCCGGTCAATATTAAAAATACAAATAACCCGTCTGCGTCCGGAACATTAATATTACCGACTCGTCCGGCAACGAATCGCCCGGTTACAGGGATTTCAGCGGATAGTGGTTTTTCAATACTATATGTATCAAAATATTTAATGAATCGGGAAGTAGGCTTTGGCCGCAAGCTTCTTCAAATTATAGAAGAAGAAAACATTTCCTATGAGCATACGCCATCTGGCTTAGACGATATTTCAGTTATTATGCGTTCATGCCAGCTGACACCTGAAATTGAACAGCGTATTGTAAAACGTGTTAAGGAAGAATTATGCGCAGATGATGTTCAATTCAGTCATAATTTTTCAATGATTGTCATTGTCGGGGAAGGCATGCGACATAATACTGGCCTGGCAGCACGTGCTGCGACTGCGATTTCCGCAACAGGTGCGAATATTGAAATGATTAATCAAGGTTCTTCGGAAGTTAGTCTTGTATTTGGTGTTCTTTCGAAATATGAAGATCAAATTTTAAAGGGACTTTATGAAGAGTTTTTCGCAACAATTACTTCGTTTTAGATAATATTTAGTCGAATCCATGTCGGGTTCGGCTTTTTTCTTTGGAATTTTGGGTATTGTAATAAAAAACCCATAGAATAGAGGGATAAATACATAAATATAAGGGGGAGACAATATGAAAATAGAAATTTTTTCCGATTTTGCTTGTCCGTTTTGTTATATCGCGAAAACGAAATTATTCCAAGCGATAAATCAATTAAATTTAGGTGAGGAAACGGAAGTGGTTTACAGGGCGTTCGAACTCAATCCTGCAGCTTCAAAGTCGGAAACAATATCTTATGTTGACACGATACTTAAAAAGAAAAACAATGACCTCCGTAAAACGGAAGAATTTATGGAGGCATTGGAAATGCATGCTAAGGATACAGGAGTCAGATTCAACCTTGATAAGATTGTGCTCGCCAATACAAAAAATGCCCATCGTTTATCTAAACTCGCAAAACTTTATGAAAAAGAACTGGAGTTTGCAGATATTGTGATGGAACATTTCTTTTCAGAAGGTCTTAATTTAAATGACACAGAGGCACTGTTGGATATTTGCGAACAGATAGGCATCGACCGGAACATGGCACAAAAAATAATAAAGGAAGAAAAATTCAATGAAGAATTAATGCTGGATCGGTATGAGGCCCAGCAGCTGCAAATATCAAGTGTCCCGTTTTTTGTCTTTGAAGACCATTACGGAATCAGAGGAGTGGAGCCAATGAAAGTTTTTATAAATACATTGCTTCAAACAAAAGAGTATATGAAGAAGAACCAAAAATAGAAATAGAAATTACTAGTCGGAGGAAGTCTTGTGGACAGAATAAAACGAGTTATAAAATTGATTTTCAGAAACCTGTATTATTATCGAGTTGATTATATACGGACCTTTGCGATATTACGGATTGTGCAGGCATTTGTTCTATTGCCGCTCATCTGGCTGATTACAGCACTTGTCATGGATATGACAGGGGTGCAGGCAATTACCCAAGATAGTATCTTTTATTTACTGACACATCCAATTGCGATATTAGGAATAGGAATCATACTATTTATCGGAATAATTTTCATCTATTATGAATTAGGATTTTTAATACTGCTGGCATACTATCAGCAGCGCGCCATTCCATATACATGGAAAGAGCTCCTAAAACGATTAAATCAGAAGGTTGTCTATTTTATCAGTTTGCAGACATTGCTGATTGTCGTATACCTACTGTTATTAATTCCACTTATTTCATCATTATTGCCAGTTTCATTGATTCAAAATATCAATATCCCAAGCTTTATTATAGATGAACTTTTGAACACTCGGAATGGCACGATTTTATATGTTGTGCTAATAATACTATTGAGTTTTATAGGCTTACGCTTTATTTTCACATGGCCGTTTTTTACGGTTTACCAAGAGGTAACAATATTTAAAGCATTAAAAATGAGTTGGCAGTTTTCGAAAAGAAAACTACTTGAAACGGTCGGGATGATCGGGCTGATTGTTATCGTCAATTTAACGCTACTATTGTTTGCATTATTCATAATAATGACACCACTATTTATTATTGAAAGTTTTAAACCGAGCTGGGGGCTTGTTAC belongs to Solibacillus sp. FSL W7-1436 and includes:
- a CDS encoding DMT family transporter → MNARSMLKLTLSMAIFGSIGFFTTQTGLPAVELVFVRCICATLFLGGLWFITGGHKTEVWNKSEVMKTVVCGVFLVLNWVFLFKAFEVMSISIAISIYNLAPIFVLILGSVFLAEKMGIGAICATIICFFGSILIIGIESFTSVSQFMNSGFIWALLSAICYALTMFTSKTIHGMSSYALTFIQTIVGILMLLPFCDFAAFEGLTNTNWLYILGTGLIHTGFVYYLFFDSVRDLPTVIVSVLVFVDPVVAILLDAVLLSFRPSLLQVFGIVLIFGSILYTVFAPEQNAKKLKTSSTQ
- a CDS encoding glutamate-5-semialdehyde dehydrogenase, with translation MTKTIANEVIEKGKRAKKASYLTNIKTTAEKNEALKSIAQQLLADMDILLMENNKDITDGKTNGLDQATLDRILLNENRIQAMSDAIMQLIELEDPVGEVIEEITKENGLLITKKRVPLGVIGMIYEARPNVTIDAATLSIKTGNAVLLRGSSSAKYSNTALVASIHRALDAVDYPKDSVLLIEDTSRETAKSLFTLTEYLDVLIPRGGKKLIDLVVRESTVPVLETGAGNCHIYLDESANFEMTKSIVKNAKTQRLSVCNAAESLLIHQEFFQSHGAELLHYLQNELGIKIYGDENVCAVLPEAFEATEEHYAEEFLALTLSIKVVEDVLEAVHHINQFGTNHSEAIITDNLQNAEIFLNSVDAAAVYHNASTRFTDGFEFGYGAEIGISTQKLHARGPMGLPALTSTKYYIYGSGQIRE
- the proB gene encoding glutamate 5-kinase; its protein translation is MERKRVVIKIGSSSLTNNKGELDHEKFHDHVAAIATLKQAGHEVILVSSGAVAAGFRKLGYPSRPITLKGKQAAAAVGQSILIQAYADEFAKYNETSAQILLTRSDFNDKQRYRNAYETLTELLERSIIPIINENDTVSVAELTFGDNDMLSALVSGLVHADQLIILTDVNGLYTANPLTNADAVRIDRIEKITEEMLLFATGSGSKVGTGGMQSKLAASNYAINTGVEVFIGTGSGHTKLTEILENKGDGTYFERNEKYVPTNKQWVQLSKSSGKIFIDEGAVQALQYGGKSLLPAGVYAYEGHFEKGDVVEVFDRHTCIGRGEILYSSAELEHAMGKRTTELMHYPIEVIHRNQWVKI
- a CDS encoding sigma-70 family RNA polymerase sigma factor, yielding MQDVEQLIIENETLIKKVIYKLKIYRDLDEYMQVGRIALWQALLKFDDTKGDFAMFAYMNIKYAIIRALTKANDVSVHELAVEDDIITVNTPQYNLVTSSLEWPEWFEELNEDEQFLLIALYEKELSLKEIADKYKLSYETIKKRRQRLLSKIRGLLI
- a CDS encoding glucosamine 6-phosphate synthetase, with protein sequence MEKRKRTIFWIIPIGVIGVFFYFFGPQKAVTDNDYITYIHATPVMENSDMTIEKALKNYCEESRWEYFQTKMMEHVVEFKGECKIDNKVQPVNLQYVVEKGQADYRIGAMLVNGEQQSEEQRTEFLKTIQ
- a CDS encoding DNA topoisomerase III, whose protein sequence is MKIVIAEKPDQAAKLAAPFSFTKKAGYFEVKPNTYFPEGALITWAIGHLCELKAPEEYNASWKKWTLETLPIIPDRFEYKVTKSKYKQFNIIKTLVKRPDIREVIIGGDAGREGELIIRTILKVCAVNKPMKRLWISSLTENAVKNGFANLLPEEKTRNIYFEALSRSCADWLIGINTSRLYTVLLKRNGVKDVFSIGRVQTPTLALIVKREHEIANFKPQPFWEVEAEFNFNGKILKAKWHKNSVTRLLEERQAIAAANFCINKNVEITNIKNEKKEYAPPLLFNLSALQATANKAFKFSPQMTLDILQKLYLKGVVSYPRSDSQFLTNEEAKTLPGILGQLSKLDQYKNLLPPPTTSLLNNRRFVNEKKVTDHHAIIITEQVPDMAKLSTEEAKIYDLVARQVIAAHYHNAVFSYTTIHSLVDQRAEFISKGKVLLEEGWRKVIHHSKDSADKDELLPLLQENEQGTVVKANVKKGETQPPNRYSEGNLITVMKTAGKHLEDAELEKVLSKTEGLGTEATRAGIIGTLKDRNYIEVRKNQVFATTKGMLLIEALGESILTSASMTAKWEQRLNEIGEGNASPQVFMEQVKKLADKLIADAGEREKVWAFNQNDVEKISENNPYTKKYKKEKTVVGKCMLCDGSIVDHGTFYGCSNYKKASCKFSVSKKILGKTITQTNLKKLLAAGETDLIKGFKKGGKVFNAHLVWDEKERKTSFKFTNTK
- a CDS encoding aspartate kinase, which translates into the protein MIVCKFGGTSVASAEQIKKVASIVKSNPERKIVAVSAPGKRSSDDIKVTDLLIDLANTVINKGDVEAKIKAVVNRYSNIAEDLGLDNTISDIIEQDIRGRVTENWSDKDLFLDNIKASGEDNNAKLIACYFNAIGMPAKYVSPKDKLILNDFPERTYALPEAYENLSVLKNTEEIIIFPGFFGYTKAGILRTFDRGGSDITGSILASAVGAKLYENFTDVDCVFAANPKVVNDPVDIKEITYREMRELSYAGFSVFHDEALMPVYKQGIPVNIKNTNNPSASGTLILPTRPATNRPVTGISADSGFSILYVSKYLMNREVGFGRKLLQIIEEENISYEHTPSGLDDISVIMRSCQLTPEIEQRIVKRVKEELCADDVQFSHNFSMIVIVGEGMRHNTGLAARAATAISATGANIEMINQGSSEVSLVFGVLSKYEDQILKGLYEEFFATITSF
- a CDS encoding DsbA family oxidoreductase, whose amino-acid sequence is MKIEIFSDFACPFCYIAKTKLFQAINQLNLGEETEVVYRAFELNPAASKSETISYVDTILKKKNNDLRKTEEFMEALEMHAKDTGVRFNLDKIVLANTKNAHRLSKLAKLYEKELEFADIVMEHFFSEGLNLNDTEALLDICEQIGIDRNMAQKIIKEEKFNEELMLDRYEAQQLQISSVPFFVFEDHYGIRGVEPMKVFINTLLQTKEYMKKNQK